The following proteins are encoded in a genomic region of Magnolia sinica isolate HGM2019 chromosome 1, MsV1, whole genome shotgun sequence:
- the LOC131247963 gene encoding O-fucosyltransferase 39-like isoform X3: MLHHHSGPTFELRAFSNIIFPMLLHWLSNIYCFQSGAQQSNLWSLLSNQGWKPCIESTLICDAVAVAKILNVMLVIPHFEVNPLRKRFKDMAAHMACDFSGGKAEKLALAKYCQVLWEGRVLNSQFTDEELSGGHCPLTSEEIRLLVAALGFDNNTLLHLASHEVYLGGARISMLCNLFPLMEDKKSLSSAGQQTKIEGKASLLAAVNYYVSMHSDVFASASLGSMHNAQAAREVHKNRQGQMRLREATQSIYTDPTPVCMCQVVH, from the exons ATGCTTCATCACCACAGTGGTCCCACATTTGAACTACGGGCATTCTCTAACATCATATTTCCTATGCTACTCCATTGGTTGTCTAATATTTATTGCTTTCAGTCGGGTGCACAACAATCCAATCTCTGGTCCCTCTTGTCTAACCAAGGATGGAAACCATGCATTGAGTCCACTCTG ATCTGTGATGCAGTTGCTGTTGCTAAAATTTTGAATGTGATGCTTGTGATCCCACATTTCGAAGTAAATCCTCTCCGGAAAAGATTCAAG GATATGGCTGCTCATATGGCATGCGATTTCAGTGGTGGTAAAGCTGAAAAGCTGGCTCTGGCAAAGTATTGCCAAGTTCTTTGGGAAGGGAGAGTCTTGAACTCTCAGTTCACCGATGAGGAGTTGAGTGGGGGACATTGCCCGTTGACCTCAGAAGAGATCAGATTGCTGGTGGCTGCTTTAGGCTTTGACAACAACACCCTCCTCCATCTTGCTTCCCACGAGGTTTATT TGGGTGGGGCAAGGATTTCGATGCTGTGCAACCTGTTCCCCTTAATGGAAGACAAGAAGAGCCTTTCTTCCGCAGGGCAACAGACTAAGATCGAAGGGAAGGCTTCCCTGCTAGCTGCAGTCAATTACTATGTGAGCATGCACAGTGATGTGTTTGCATCTGCTTCTCTTGGCAGCATGCACAATGCACAG GCAGCTCGGGAGGTGCACAAGAACAGGCAAGGGCAGATGAGATTGAGAGAGGCAACACAATCCATCTATACAGATCCCACTCCTGTTTGCATGTGTCAGGTAGTACATTGA
- the LOC131247963 gene encoding O-fucosyltransferase 39-like isoform X2, translating into MLHHHSGPTFELRAFSNIIFPMLLHWLSNIYCFQSGAQQSNLWSLLSNQGWKPCIESTLICDAVAVAKILNVMLVIPHFEVNPLRKRFKDMAAHMACDFSGGKAEKLALAKYCQVLWEGRVLNSQFTDEELSGGHCPLTSEEIRLLVAALGFDNNTLLHLASHEVYLGGARISMLCNLFPLMEDKKSLSSAGQQTKIEGKASLLAAVNYYVSMHSDVFASASLGSMHNAQFNGCKQAFSSWGLSRSMKEETCCFKGSAPPLKERNAQ; encoded by the exons ATGCTTCATCACCACAGTGGTCCCACATTTGAACTACGGGCATTCTCTAACATCATATTTCCTATGCTACTCCATTGGTTGTCTAATATTTATTGCTTTCAGTCGGGTGCACAACAATCCAATCTCTGGTCCCTCTTGTCTAACCAAGGATGGAAACCATGCATTGAGTCCACTCTG ATCTGTGATGCAGTTGCTGTTGCTAAAATTTTGAATGTGATGCTTGTGATCCCACATTTCGAAGTAAATCCTCTCCGGAAAAGATTCAAG GATATGGCTGCTCATATGGCATGCGATTTCAGTGGTGGTAAAGCTGAAAAGCTGGCTCTGGCAAAGTATTGCCAAGTTCTTTGGGAAGGGAGAGTCTTGAACTCTCAGTTCACCGATGAGGAGTTGAGTGGGGGACATTGCCCGTTGACCTCAGAAGAGATCAGATTGCTGGTGGCTGCTTTAGGCTTTGACAACAACACCCTCCTCCATCTTGCTTCCCACGAGGTTTATT TGGGTGGGGCAAGGATTTCGATGCTGTGCAACCTGTTCCCCTTAATGGAAGACAAGAAGAGCCTTTCTTCCGCAGGGCAACAGACTAAGATCGAAGGGAAGGCTTCCCTGCTAGCTGCAGTCAATTACTATGTGAGCATGCACAGTGATGTGTTTGCATCTGCTTCTCTTGGCAGCATGCACAATGCACAG TTCAATGGCTGCAAACAGGCCTTCAG CAGCTGGGGTCTCAGCCGTTCGATGAAAGAAGAAACATGTTGTTTTAAGGGCTCGGCTCCACCGCTGAAAGAAAGAAACGCACAGTAA
- the LOC131247963 gene encoding O-fucosyltransferase 39-like isoform X1, with amino-acid sequence MLHHHSGPTFELRAFSNIIFPMLLHWLSNIYCFQSGAQQSNLWSLLSNQGWKPCIESTLICDAVAVAKILNVMLVIPHFEVNPLRKRFKDMAAHMACDFSGGKAEKLALAKYCQVLWEGRVLNSQFTDEELSGGHCPLTSEEIRLLVAALGFDNNTLLHLASHEVYLGGARISMLCNLFPLMEDKKSLSSAGQQTKIEGKASLLAAVNYYVSMHSDVFASASLGSMHNAQQAAREVHKNRQGQMRLREATQSIYTDPTPVCMCQVVH; translated from the exons ATGCTTCATCACCACAGTGGTCCCACATTTGAACTACGGGCATTCTCTAACATCATATTTCCTATGCTACTCCATTGGTTGTCTAATATTTATTGCTTTCAGTCGGGTGCACAACAATCCAATCTCTGGTCCCTCTTGTCTAACCAAGGATGGAAACCATGCATTGAGTCCACTCTG ATCTGTGATGCAGTTGCTGTTGCTAAAATTTTGAATGTGATGCTTGTGATCCCACATTTCGAAGTAAATCCTCTCCGGAAAAGATTCAAG GATATGGCTGCTCATATGGCATGCGATTTCAGTGGTGGTAAAGCTGAAAAGCTGGCTCTGGCAAAGTATTGCCAAGTTCTTTGGGAAGGGAGAGTCTTGAACTCTCAGTTCACCGATGAGGAGTTGAGTGGGGGACATTGCCCGTTGACCTCAGAAGAGATCAGATTGCTGGTGGCTGCTTTAGGCTTTGACAACAACACCCTCCTCCATCTTGCTTCCCACGAGGTTTATT TGGGTGGGGCAAGGATTTCGATGCTGTGCAACCTGTTCCCCTTAATGGAAGACAAGAAGAGCCTTTCTTCCGCAGGGCAACAGACTAAGATCGAAGGGAAGGCTTCCCTGCTAGCTGCAGTCAATTACTATGTGAGCATGCACAGTGATGTGTTTGCATCTGCTTCTCTTGGCAGCATGCACAATGCACAG CAGGCAGCTCGGGAGGTGCACAAGAACAGGCAAGGGCAGATGAGATTGAGAGAGGCAACACAATCCATCTATACAGATCCCACTCCTGTTTGCATGTGTCAGGTAGTACATTGA